The nucleotide sequence TGCCAAGAGTACCAGTGTGACCTTTGGTGGCAAGGGCTTCACCAGGACGGTGTCTTCTACGGGGAGGGTCACGAACACCATTGGGATTCCCGGTACGGGTATCCACTACACGGAAGTGGAGAAACAAGGAAAAACGAACCGATCGGCAGCTGTCGTATCGAGCAATTCTAATGTTCATCCATCTGAAGCACCCAAGATAACAAAGATTCCGCGTGATTTTAAACCAATTCTATTTACATCGGATAAAAAGAAATCCAAGCAGGCAATAACTAATGCCTCTACGCAGGGTTTTGGGAATTCTCGTGGGCCGTCAAAGGCTAGGAGTGAATCGAATCTACAAGCGTTTTACAGTGTTGCAATCATTATGATTCTTTCATTTGTAGTACCAGTGGCAATCATGATTATCAGCGATATTTTTAAATCATAAGACTAACAAAGGGAGTAAAAAAATATGGGATTACTTGAGACTATCAGAGAAAAAGAGGAAGAGTTTAAGGTGCTTTATGCAAAGTATCAGGAAGCAGAAACCATTTATGAACAGAATGCAGATTTGCAAAGTAACAGAGATAGGTATATCTTGACATTCAAGCAACTGAAGAAATGTGTCAGGGAAATTGAGATTCTACGTCAGGAATATGATCTAGAGATTGGATTTAGTAGTGCTCAGTATATTACTCATGATTTGGTGTTCAAATTTAAAACCTCAAAAAGAGGACAGGTAAAAATGGAAGTCCTGTCAAAGAAAGCCGGTATGATTAATTCTATCCTCGATGTTATCCACCCAGGTGCTGATGCAATTGCAGATTTTGAGATTCTTGGTGTGGCAGCCGGGAGTAGCCAATTGTACTCCGATTATCAGCCAAAATCGGATACTGTTGAACCTCAAAGGATTGAGGCTATACAGTCACAGTTACACACGGTTTTTGAAGTAAGCAAAGAAATTTCACAAAAAACTGCACCTGTTAAGGAAAAGCTTGAGCTAATGAAAGAGAAAACTGGTCTAGAATTTGAGCAAGGAGCAAAAGTCCTTTCTCTGATCTCGAGCAACTGGCCAACTAAAAATGAAGAGGACCCGATTGTTGGTCTGACTGTTGGTGGAGGTAGCCTAGCTACTGGGAAAAGTTTTGATTTCCAAGATCTTTCATTACGTAGGAAACTCAATAAAACCTATGCAGATGTCAAGGAGTATCTAAAAGTAGATGAACCAGAAGAATATTCCGGTCAATTGAGACAGCTAGAGGAATGGGAATCTGCCCACAAGGTAATACTATTTGCTGAGGACGGTACTCAATGTACCATTCATTATGATCCGACATCTGAAAACATTCGGACAATCAAGGACAATATTGGGAAAACTGTCACTGTTGAAAGATACAAGGAAGGCAATTCTTGGTACTTGAGATCATGGGTAAGAAATTAATCATTTTTATTTTGATATTGTTGTTCTGCTCAGCTTTATATGCGGATTCTCCAAAAGATATCCGCATATCTTCATTGCCTCTGCTTGATACTACAACTTACCCTGTAGAGGTTCCTTTAACTGTTGAAGCAGTCAATGAGCTTATAGATCTTAGGTATGGGGCAACTATTGACCGGCTTGTTCATTATAGCAACCTTTTTATCGCTATTGTAACTCTTGGTATTGGTACATTTTTTATTGCCATATGGCAGACCACGGAAAAAAAGATTCAGAAAGGTGCTGATGAAGTAAAGAAAACTGCAGCAGAACTAGAAGTCCAAAAGGAAGAATACTCGATACTTTTAAAGGAGCTTAATGATTATAAAGAAAATTATAAGAACATCTTAATCATGGATTTGGTTGATGAAGCACGAGAACTTGTAGACTTTAGTGTATCTAATTTCAGAAAGGATGGCTTGGCCATGAAACGTATCGAAGCATTGGAGAGCATATCAGCATTGCCACAAGATTTGCAGATTGCCAAGTCAGCCATCTTGTTTCGACAAGGTAAATATGCGGAAGCCCTGGAAATTGTTGAATCTATTAAAAACCAAGTACCGGCCAATCCTGATTTGTTTTTTAAATCCGGCTTTTGCAAGCAGATGATGGGAGAAGAACAACAAGCACTTAAAGACTATGAGCACGCTATCGAACTGGACAATAAGAATACTCCCTCGATGATTAATAGAAGTATTATTCATATCAATCAAGGTAAATATTCTGAGGCAATCAAAGGTTATTTGCAGGTTCTTGATATTGATTCAACCAACAAAGCCGCATGGCAAGGCTTGACAAACGCAACGCTTAAAACCGGTGATTTGAATCGGGCCGAAAAGATTTTTGAGATAGCAGAAAAGAATGGTATTGCTATAGATGACTATCTTCAGATCAACCGCATTTGCCTTTGGAGTCTCCAAGGAAAATTCGATGATTGTGAAGCACCTCTGTTGGACTATGTCGCAAAATATCCTGAAAGGATTATTGAAGTGCTTGAAGATGTTCAGCTGAAACCTTTATTTGATAGTAATCCTAGATTGTATGAACGAATTAACAATATGTTGTTTAAATAATACATTGACGCTGCATCATTCTTTCTAAACTCACTAAAAACATCTGCCTTTTACACCCATTGGATTACCCCAGTGGGTGTTTTGCTACACTCAAACCATACAAAGGAGTGTGGTATGGAAAGCATGATCAAGCCTGCATTATTGATTCTCGTTCCTATCCTGAATGTGGTAGGGCAATGGCTGAAAGGCCAGACATTGGGCACTGGGACAGCCAGAAAAGCAAAGGTTGAATCAAACCTGATACCAGTGATCTTGATCTGCACAGCAGTCCTGGTGTCCACAATCTATGGGTTCATCGTATCAAACTATCAGGGATGGAGGATGATCCTGGATGCAGTGGTGATGACAGGTCTTCTCCAGGGGACCCTGGTTGCCTTCGTCTCTATGGGTGTGTATGACACCCTCCGTAAAAAGGAGCGATGATGTGTTACAAAAAATATATGATTGGTTCAAGGGCCATCATCTGGGTTGGGTTGCTGTTGTGTTTGCTCTTGTTGTCACCTTCCTTACAGGCAGAAAGCTTGGATCTTTCAACGCTGTCAACAGAGGAGTTGCTGGAGATGTACCAGCAGAACTCGACCGAGCGAAACGTTCTGTCAAGGGAGCTGCAGAACACGCTGAACATAGTACAGAATCAATTGCAGCTGTCCTTAGAAACCTCGGATCAAGCGAGGCAGCAGGCAACAGAAGCCTGGATGGAATCTCAGAAAGCCGTGATATCAGCCAACGAATCCAAGAACTCGATAGTGAAAACGACGCAATCGTACTTGAACTGGCAAGACGAAGTAAACAACCAGATGAAGGAACTGAAGACCCAGAACTTCTGGCTGAAGGCCGGGATGTTCGCAGCAATGACACTGGCAGCAGGCGGGTTGTTCCTGGCAATGTCGAGGTAGGTGAGTAGATGGAACTAGGAACCATTTTTGGGCTTGCAAGCGGGCTCGGCCCCAACATCACCTTGATAGTACTGTTGATTGCCATTGGGGTCGGCATGGGGATCCTGATAGTGACTGTACGAAATCTGGGCTCTGCAATCAAATCCCAGGGGGAAGCTTTCTCTTCTGCCATGCAAAAGGAGCAGGAGAGAAGCGACCGCCAGGATGACTGGATAAAGGAGCTCCTGCAGAAGCAGGACATCAGGATCACATACATTGAAACCAGGTATGCCACCAAGGAAGACCTCTATTCCGTCACATCTGGTTGGAAGCAGGAATACATACAGCTGAATCAGAGAATTGACCGAATACGTGACGGGAAGAAGGAGTTTGCATGAGCAATAAGATTACAACACAATCGAGGCACCCTGCACTCAGGGGCAGTATCCTGCAGTTTCTTGTAGAGGTGTACCCG is from uncultured Sphaerochaeta sp. and encodes:
- a CDS encoding DUF4236 domain-containing protein, which produces MGHYRFRRSVKILPGVRVNINAKSTSVTFGGKGFTRTVSSTGRVTNTIGIPGTGIHYTEVEKQGKTNRSAAVVSSNSNVHPSEAPKITKIPRDFKPILFTSDKKKSKQAITNASTQGFGNSRGPSKARSESNLQAFYSVAIIMILSFVVPVAIMIISDIFKS